Proteins encoded by one window of Venturia canescens isolate UGA chromosome 2, ASM1945775v1, whole genome shotgun sequence:
- the TpnC25D gene encoding troponin C, with product MEEDEQKTAVMRKAFQMFDTTKSGFIDTLKISTILNTMGQLFDDSELNAIIAENDPDRTGKVSFDGFCRIAGRFLEEEDAEAMQEELKEAFRLYDREGNGYITTATLKEILGALDDKLTSSDLDGIIAEIDTDGSGTVDFDEFMEMMTGE from the exons ATG GAAGAAGACGAGCAAAAAACTGCAGTGATGAGGAAAGCATTCCAAATGTTCGACACGACGAAAAGCGGGTTCATCGACACACTCAAGATCTCAACGATTCTCAACACGATGGGTCAGCTCTTCGACGACTCGGAGCTCAACGCCATCATCGCCGAAAACGATCCGGACCGTACGGGGAAAGTCAGCTTCGATGGCTTCTGCCGAATCGCTGGACGCTTCCTGGAGGAGGAAGACGCCGAGGCGATGCAAGAGGAACTCAAGGAAGCTTTCCGCCTCTACGATCGCGAGGGCAACGGTTACATAACGACCGCTACACTCAAAGAGATTCTCGGTGCTCTCGACGACAAACTCACGAGTTCCGATCTCGATGGCATCATCGCCGAGATCGATACCGACGGCTCCGGGACGGTGGACTTTGACG aGTTCATGGAGATGATGACCGGGGAATAG
- the LOC122406180 gene encoding ileal sodium/bile acid cotransporter, translated as MKLFLLVLCLVGNTWAQEWSVLLETASLTIYMDDTVGVPFSVTIPKNTGISTINLAINNSDAEVVAINAPKFYSNENNGETWNSTINITGLFIGKSRISLSFSNKKNAVVSDELDITVIRAHRLIDTLFTASVAILVSILYINFGCAMDWGVCRDTLRRPVGIAVGAFCQFVIMPLIGYALGQLLFSDRPEMQIGIFFTGISPSGGASNIWTVLLGGNINLSVTMTTLGTIASFATMPIWIFSLGKQIFDKGNLVVPYSRIAFLAVGLIIPLSLGYIIQKKMPKLCRVLVRIMKPFSGILILFIVIFAIVTNLYLFKLFSWKIVVSGMGLAWIGYICGYIAMIVFKQPKMDVRAIAIETGIQNTGIAIFLLRFSLTQPGADLTTVIPVSCAIMTPIPLAVFWLIKLVYDRRKKKHAASMEKLQKIAEPINAITPTVLY; from the exons ATGAAGTTGTTCCTCCTAGTTTTATGCCTCGTTGGAAACACATGGGCACAAGAATGGTCTGTTCTTCTGGAAACTGCATCCTTGACCATTTATATGGATGACACCGTCGGAGTACCATTTTCTGTTACGATACCAAAAAATACAGGAATCTCTACCATAAACTTGGCCATTAACAATAGCGACGCTGAGGTTGTAGCTATTAATGCACCAAAGTTTTattccaatgaaaataatggagaaaCGTGGAACAGTACAATTAATATCACTGGATTATTCATCGGCAAGTCCAGGATAAGCttgagtttttcaaataagAAG AATGCGGTAGTCTCTGATGAGCTGGATATCACGGTAATAAGAGCTCATAGATTGATAGACACGCTCTTCACCGCAAGTGTTGCCATTCTTGTATCGATTCTTTATATAAATTTTGGCTGTGCCATGGATTGGGGAGTCTGCCGTGACACACTGAGAAGACCAGTTGGTATCGCGGTGGGAGCCTTTTGCCAGTTTGTAATCATGCCACTT ATTGGTTATGCTCTGGGCCAATTGCTGTTTTCCGACAGACCAGAAATGCAAATTGGCATTTTTTTCACAGGTATAAGTCCGAGCGGAGGTGCTTCCAACATTTGGACTGTTTTACTCGGTGGCAATATTAATCTCTCGGTGACAATGACCACTCTTGGGACGATTGCGTCATTTG CAACAATGCCTATATGGATATTCAGTCTGGGCAAACAGATTTTCGACAAGGGTAATTTAGTGGTGCCATATTCCAGGATAGCTTTCCTTGCAGTTGGACTGATAATTCCTCTGAGTTTGGGCTACATAATACAAAAGAAAATGCCAAAATTGTGCCGAGTTTTGGTACGCATAATGAAGCCATTCTCGGGTATTCTCATTCTGTTCATCGTCATATTCGCAATCGTGACGAATCTCTACCtcttcaaacttttttcgtggaag ATCGTCGTTTCCGGAATGGGCTTAGCGTGGATTGGTTACATATGCGGATACATAGCAATGATCGTCTTCAAGCAGCCAAAAATGGATGTCAGAGCTATCGCGATTGAAACTGGAATACAAAATACGGGAATTGCCATTTTTCTTCTACGTTTCAGTCTCACACAGCCAGGAGCTGACCTCACCACCG TTATTCCTGTTTCGTGTGCAATCATGACGCCAATACCGCTTGCCGTATTCTGGCTCATAAAGCTGGTGTACGATCGGCGGAAGAAGAAACATGCTGCATCGATGGAGAAGCTGCAGAAAATTGCTGAACCCATTAACGCGATAACCCCGACGGTACTTTATTGA
- the LOC122406250 gene encoding CCAAT/enhancer-binding protein gamma-like — protein sequence MAPRNKENSSTNRKKKTIISEEEDDEDYRRRRDRNNQAVKRSRVKSKMRTQQTLERVNQLKTENELLEEKIKMLTKELGFLKDLFLAHAGSNQHATNLQDVDLNALLAEEPKIGDDAKSTTKL from the exons ATGGCACcaagaaataaggaaaattcGTCGACGAACAGGAAGAAAAAGACAATTATTTCGGAGGAAGAGGATGACGAGGATTACAGGAGACGCCGTGATCGAAATAATCAG GCGGTAAAGCGTTCGAGAGTGAAGAGCAAAATGCGAACTCAACAGACGCTGGAACGTGTAAACCAATTGAAAACCGAGAACGAATTATTGGAGGAGAAAATCAAGATGCTGACGAAAGAGCTTGGATTTTTGAAGgatctctttctcgctcacGCAG GCTCTAATCAACACGCGACGAATTTGCAAGACGTCGACCTCAACGCTTTGCTCGCTGAAGAACCAAAAATCGGCGACGACGCAAAGAGTACAACGAAGCTTTAA
- the LOC122406179 gene encoding hexamerin-like isoform X2, whose protein sequence is MRSGYILLALVAATVASPVYQRAADQDLLKKQQDTIYLLEHIWQDLPNQELYNLGYHYDIESNVQYYHEPQTALYYYGMFKAGHLQPKGTVYSNSVSQLRKEVALLTRVFLAAKDYPVFLQTAAWARVYVNEGQFVKAYIAAIFQREDTVGVIPPPLYEIFPQHYVDSRIIHEAQHIYAEGYETEKTVYIPVNYTDYLPFGEQQLSYFTHDIGLNAYYAYVSLAGYMIPEVHGSDYEKGHHIGHGSYYYYLHQQLLARYNLNRLGSGLGPIDSVDFENVKAAYKPHLHFANGLEYPSRPNELYLTPYHQDLVKNVYAFEKRLMNAIDSGYVITPQQQFLSLYQPQGLNILGDIIEGTGRSVNPRYYGSLQAVARQLLGNTPEFYDIWSYTPSALEQNESAVRDPAFYQLYKRIIKLFQRYQQSLPAYQYNDLVVPGVKIEKVVFPNLVTYFDQYNVDLDNGYVHSVKEQHHDYHIKAQFHRLNHQPYEYQVVVQSEKPYTNAVVRVYLGPKFDYDGQPIDINHHRHYFVELDHFVHDLKEGENVIVRHSQQAPIFSHDYPSVHQIKVHLDSALRSQNPFYITEPQHIFGFPARLALPKGTYGGLPLQVFVIVSANEEYHVPYGPVIPAEFQTYQHHQYQIVDGEHYEQYSQPGFHQPQQGVYHGGYQTLEVLPHYESNGIYGNQVNKFQAYYGHYLYKKYPHQYPVFHYPQHYQHYQHYQHGVEHGQQYQHSGVYQHQGVYGYGQQPHYAGHQQGVGEQYQGQYVHQGQVHHGQVHQGQVHQGQVHQGQAHQGQYYEQGHQYSQVHDVPQEHIEGGKHHGIYQGQVGGHHVSGVYPSGVPSDIVGGQNIVGGQTFHGAGEEYYKQGHYPRSEYLKNYYGKKHISHIIGGALSLDNKPLGYPLERPLGPSAFYVPNIHVTDVIVHHVDYPIEGGVY, encoded by the exons ATGCGTTCAGGATACATTCTTCTGGCCCTCGTGGCTGCGACGGTGGCATCGCCCGTCTACCAGCGCGCCG CTGACCAAGATCTTCTGAAAAAGCAGCAAGATACAATATATTTGTTGGAGCACATCTGGCAGGACTTGCCGAACCAGGAACTGTACAACCTCGGTTACCACTATGACATCGAATCGAACGTGCAATACTACCACGAGCCCCAGACCGCGCTGTACTACTACGGCATGTTCAAGGCCGGTCACCTGCAGCCGAAAGGAACCGTCTACTCCAACTCCGTGAGCCAGTTGCGCAAGGAAGTAGCTCTCCTGACGAGAGTATTCCTCGCGGCAAAGGACTACCCGGTGTTCCTGCAGACCGCTGCGTGGGCCCGCGTCTACGTCAACGAGGGACAGTTCGTCAAGGCTTACATCGCGGCGATATTCCAACGCGAGGACACCGTCGGAGTTATTCCACCTCCGCTGTACGAGATCTTCCCTCAGCACTATGTTGACTCGAGAATCATCCACGAGGCTCAGCACATCTACGCCGAAGGATACGAGACCGAGAAGACTGTCTACATTCCGGTAAACTACACGGACTACCTGCCCTTCGGTGAACAACAACTTTCCTACTTCACCCACGACATTGGTCTCAACGCCTACTACGCGTACGTTTCCCTCGCCGGATACATGATCCCGGAG GTCCACGGATCCGACTACGAGAAGGGTCACCACATTGGCCACGGTTCGTACTACTACTACCTTCACCAGCAGCTCCTGGCTCGTTACAACCTCAACCGTCTCGGAAGCGGTCTCGGACCCATCGACAGCGTCGACTTCGAGAACGTGAAGGCTGCCTACAAGCCCCACCTCCACTTCGCCAACGGTCTGGAATACCCCTCTCGTCCCAACGAGCTCTACCTGACCCCCTACCACCAGGATCTCGTAAAGAACGTGTACGCCTTCGAGAAGCGTCTCATGAACGCGATCGACTCCGGCTACGTAATCACGCCCCAGCAGCAATTCCTCTCGCTCTACCAGCCCCAAGGCTTGAACATCCTCGGTGACATAATCGAAGGTACCGGGCGCAGCGTCAACCCCCGTTACTACGGCAGCCTCCAGGCCGTCGCCCGTCAACTCCTCGGCAACACCCCCGAATTCTATGACATCTGGAGCTACACACCTTCGGCCCTGGAGCAAAACGAGTCCGCTGTTCGCGACCCGGCCTTCTACCAGCTCTACAAACGCATAATCAAGCTCTTCCAACGCTACCAACAATCCCTGCCCGCCTACCAATACAACGACCTCGTCGTACCCGGCGTCAAGATCGAGAAAGTCGTCTTCCCGAACCTCGTCACCTACTTCGACCAGTACAACGTCGACCTCGACAACGGTTACGTTCACTCGGTCAAGGAACAGCACCACGACTACCACATCAAGGCCCAATTCCACCGCCTCAACCACCAACCGTACGAGTACCAGGTCGTCGTACAGAGCGAGAAACCCTACACGAACGCCGTCGTTCGCGTCTACCTCGGACCGAAATTCGACTACGATGGACAACCGATCGACATCAACCACCACAGACACTACTTCGTCGAGCTCGACCACTTCGTCCACGACC TGAAGGAAGGCGAGAACGTCATCGTCAGACACTCGCAACAGGCTCCGATCTTCAGCCACGACTACCCGTCCGTCCACCAGATCAAGGTTCACCTCGACAGCGCCCTCCGTTCCCAGAACCCGTTCTACATCACCGAG CCACAACACATCTTCGGATTCCCCGCCAGGTTGGCCCTCCCCAAGGGAACGTACGGCGGCCTCCCGCTCCAGGTCTTCGTCATCGTCAGCGCCAACGAGGAATACCACGTTCCTTACGGTCCCGTCATCCCCGCCGAATTCCAAACCTACCAACACCATCAGTACCAGATCGTCGATGGAGAACATTACGAACAGTACAGCCAGCCCGGATTCCACCAACCCCAACAAGGAGTCTACCACGGTGGTTACCAGACCCTCGAGGTTCTTCCCCACTACGAGAGCAACGGAATTTACGGAAACCAAG TGAACAAATTCCAAGCATACTACGGCCACTACCTCTACAAGAAGTACCCTCACCAGTACCCGGTCTTCCATTACCCGCAACACTACCAGCACTACCAACACTACCAGCACGGCGTTGAGCACGGACAGCAATACCAGCACTCCGGAGTTTACCAACACCAGGGTGTCTACGGATACGGACAACAGCCCCACTACGCCGGACACCAACAGGGAGTCGGAGAACAGTACCAGGGTCAGTACGTCCACCAGGGACAAGTTCATCACGGACAAGTCCATCAGGGGCAAGTTCACCAGGGACAGGTTCACCAGGGACAGGCTCACCAGGGACAATACTACGAGCAAGGTCACCAGTACTCCCAGGTCCACGACGTTCCCCAGGAGCACATTGAGGGCGGAAAGCACCACGGTATCTACCAAGGCCAAGTCGGCGGACACCACGTCAGCGGGGTTTACCCGAGCGGCGTTCCTTCCGACATCGTTGGAGGACAAAACATCGTCGGAGGTCAAACGTTCCACGGAGCAGGCGAAGAGTACTACAAACAGGGGCACTATCCCCGCTCCGAGTACCTTAAGAACTACTACGGCAAGAAGCACATCAGCCACATCATCGGCGGAGCTCTCAGCCTCGACAACAAACCCCTGGGATACCCTCTCGAGAGACCCCTGGGACCGAGCGCCTTCTACGTCCCCAACATCCACGTGACCGACGTCATCGTTCACCACGTCGACTACCCCATCGAGGGCGGCGTCTACTAA
- the atms gene encoding RNA polymerase II-associated factor 1 homolog, producing the protein MAPTIQTNGNSDRDKRTTRPAEKRSELICRVKYCNTLPDIPFDPKFITYPFDSTRFIQYNPTSLERNYKYEVLTEHDLGVEIDLINRDTYAGDLNTQLDPADEKLLEEDIATPQDTKRSRHHARSVSWLRRTEYISTEQTRFQPQTQDKVEAKVGYSIKKNFKEETLYMDRDSQIKAIEKTFEDNKVPIEKHYSKPGVVPVEILPIYPDFKLWKYPCAQVIFDSDPAPTGRSVPAQIEEMSQAMIRGVMDESGEQFVAYFLPLEETMEKRRRDFTAGIDYADEEEYDYKMAREYNWNVKSKASKGYEENYFLVMRQDGVYYNELETRVRLSKRRQKAGQQPNNTRLVVRHRPLNANEFRVQRYREKQLEPPNEDDEEEEEEEEDEDEEETQVEAEKNEDKAASDNEAGSRASSRASSRASSKKSGSKSRSRSKSRSRSKSRSRSRSKSQSRSRSHSRSRSRSKSQSPGRRSGSRSRSGSAQSRSSSKSGSRSRSASPAKSRSQSKSRSPSRSRSRSKSRSRSRSRSRSRSASGSGSGSAGGSANASSDSGSESE; encoded by the exons ATGGCACCAACGATACAAACAAATGGCAATTCCGACAGAGATAAACGAACGACGAGACCCGCGGAAAAAAG ATCGGAATTGATATGTCGGGTGAAATACTGCAATACTCTGCCGGATATACCATTCGATCCGAAATTCATAACCTATCCATTTGACTCAACCAG atttattcaatacaaTCCAACATCCCTAGAGCGGAATTACAAATATGAAGTGCTCACTGAGCACGATTTGGGAGTAGAAATTGATCTAATAAATAGGGACACTTATGCAGGCGATCTTAACACGCAGTTGGATCCTGCGGATGAAAAACTTCTTGAAGAAGATATTGCGACGCCACAGGATACAAAGAGATCAAGACATCATGCTCGAAGTGTTTCCTGGCTCCGGCGTACCGAGTACATTTCGACAGAACAAACCAGATTCCAGCCTCAAACGCAAGACAAAGTTGAGGCAAAAGTTGGCTACAGTATCAAAAAGAACTTCAAG GAAGAAACATTGTATATGGATCGTGATAGTCAGATCAAGgctattgaaaaaacgtttgaggATAACAAAGTACCCATTGAAAAACACTACAGCAAGCCGGGTGTTGTACCTGTTGAAATCTTACCAATATATCCTGACTTCAAG cTCTGGAAATACCCTTGTGCCCAAGTTATATTCGATTCGGACCCTGCACCCACAGGTCGGTCTGTCCCAGCGCAGATAGAAGAAATGTCTCAAGCTATGATTCg CGGTGTTATGGACGAGAGCGGTGAACAATTCGTCGCGTACTTCTTGCCGCTTGaagaaactatggagaaacgACGACGCGATTTCACCGCCGGAATTGATTACGCAGACGAGGAGGAGTACGATTACAAAATGGCACGTGAATACAATTGGAACGTCAAGAGCAAAGCGTCCAAGGGCTACGAAGAGAATTACTTCCTCGTTATGCGACAAGATGGTGTTTATTACAACGAATTGGAAACTCGTGTGCGGTTGAGCAAACGTCGTCAGAAAGCCGGTCAACAACCGAACAATACGAGACTGGTTGTGCGCCACAGACCTCTGAATGCGAACGAATTTCGAGTACAGCGATATCGTGAAAAACAACTTGAACCGCCgaacgaggacgacgaggaagaggaggaggaagaggaggacgaggacgaagaggaGACTCAAGTGGAAGCGGAGAAGAACGAGGACAAAG CCGCCTCGGACAACGAAGCTGGTTCACGAGCATCCTCACGGGCATCGTCTCGCGCATCAAGCAAAAAATCCGGTTCGAAATCGCGTTCACGATCGAAATCGAGATCTCGCTCAAAATCGCGCTCACGATCGCGATCGAAGTCTCAATCTCGTTCGCGTTCTCATTCTCGATCTCGGTCTAGGTCTAAATCTCAATCACCGGGACGACGCAGCGGGTCCCGTTCTCGTTCGGGCTCAGCACAGTCGAGGTCCTCGTCAAAGTCAGGTTCGCGTTCGCGTTCCGCTTCACCAGCAAAGTCTCGATCCCAATCCAAATCACGCTCGCCCTCAAGATCTCGCTCCAGATCGAAATCACGCTCCAGATCACGCTCGAGGTCGAGGTCAAGATCGGCCAGTGGTAGCGGTAGCGGAAGTGCCGGCGGCAGTGCCAATGCGAGCAGCGACAGTGGGTCGGAAAGCGAGTGA
- the LOC122406179 gene encoding hexamerin-like isoform X1, with product MRSGYILLALVAATVASPVYQRAADQDLLKKQQDTIYLLEHIWQDLPNQELYNLGYHYDIESNVQYYHEPQTALYYYGMFKAGHLQPKGTVYSNSVSQLRKEVALLTRVFLAAKDYPVFLQTAAWARVYVNEGQFVKAYIAAIFQREDTVGVIPPPLYEIFPQHYVDSRIIHEAQHIYAEGYETEKTVYIPVNYTDYLPFGEQQLSYFTHDIGLNAYYAYVSLAGYMIPELHKSVGYQQVHGSDYEKGHHIGHGSYYYYLHQQLLARYNLNRLGSGLGPIDSVDFENVKAAYKPHLHFANGLEYPSRPNELYLTPYHQDLVKNVYAFEKRLMNAIDSGYVITPQQQFLSLYQPQGLNILGDIIEGTGRSVNPRYYGSLQAVARQLLGNTPEFYDIWSYTPSALEQNESAVRDPAFYQLYKRIIKLFQRYQQSLPAYQYNDLVVPGVKIEKVVFPNLVTYFDQYNVDLDNGYVHSVKEQHHDYHIKAQFHRLNHQPYEYQVVVQSEKPYTNAVVRVYLGPKFDYDGQPIDINHHRHYFVELDHFVHDLKEGENVIVRHSQQAPIFSHDYPSVHQIKVHLDSALRSQNPFYITEPQHIFGFPARLALPKGTYGGLPLQVFVIVSANEEYHVPYGPVIPAEFQTYQHHQYQIVDGEHYEQYSQPGFHQPQQGVYHGGYQTLEVLPHYESNGIYGNQVNKFQAYYGHYLYKKYPHQYPVFHYPQHYQHYQHYQHGVEHGQQYQHSGVYQHQGVYGYGQQPHYAGHQQGVGEQYQGQYVHQGQVHHGQVHQGQVHQGQVHQGQAHQGQYYEQGHQYSQVHDVPQEHIEGGKHHGIYQGQVGGHHVSGVYPSGVPSDIVGGQNIVGGQTFHGAGEEYYKQGHYPRSEYLKNYYGKKHISHIIGGALSLDNKPLGYPLERPLGPSAFYVPNIHVTDVIVHHVDYPIEGGVY from the exons ATGCGTTCAGGATACATTCTTCTGGCCCTCGTGGCTGCGACGGTGGCATCGCCCGTCTACCAGCGCGCCG CTGACCAAGATCTTCTGAAAAAGCAGCAAGATACAATATATTTGTTGGAGCACATCTGGCAGGACTTGCCGAACCAGGAACTGTACAACCTCGGTTACCACTATGACATCGAATCGAACGTGCAATACTACCACGAGCCCCAGACCGCGCTGTACTACTACGGCATGTTCAAGGCCGGTCACCTGCAGCCGAAAGGAACCGTCTACTCCAACTCCGTGAGCCAGTTGCGCAAGGAAGTAGCTCTCCTGACGAGAGTATTCCTCGCGGCAAAGGACTACCCGGTGTTCCTGCAGACCGCTGCGTGGGCCCGCGTCTACGTCAACGAGGGACAGTTCGTCAAGGCTTACATCGCGGCGATATTCCAACGCGAGGACACCGTCGGAGTTATTCCACCTCCGCTGTACGAGATCTTCCCTCAGCACTATGTTGACTCGAGAATCATCCACGAGGCTCAGCACATCTACGCCGAAGGATACGAGACCGAGAAGACTGTCTACATTCCGGTAAACTACACGGACTACCTGCCCTTCGGTGAACAACAACTTTCCTACTTCACCCACGACATTGGTCTCAACGCCTACTACGCGTACGTTTCCCTCGCCGGATACATGATCCCGGAG CTCCACAAGTCCGTTGGTTACCAACAGGTCCACGGATCCGACTACGAGAAGGGTCACCACATTGGCCACGGTTCGTACTACTACTACCTTCACCAGCAGCTCCTGGCTCGTTACAACCTCAACCGTCTCGGAAGCGGTCTCGGACCCATCGACAGCGTCGACTTCGAGAACGTGAAGGCTGCCTACAAGCCCCACCTCCACTTCGCCAACGGTCTGGAATACCCCTCTCGTCCCAACGAGCTCTACCTGACCCCCTACCACCAGGATCTCGTAAAGAACGTGTACGCCTTCGAGAAGCGTCTCATGAACGCGATCGACTCCGGCTACGTAATCACGCCCCAGCAGCAATTCCTCTCGCTCTACCAGCCCCAAGGCTTGAACATCCTCGGTGACATAATCGAAGGTACCGGGCGCAGCGTCAACCCCCGTTACTACGGCAGCCTCCAGGCCGTCGCCCGTCAACTCCTCGGCAACACCCCCGAATTCTATGACATCTGGAGCTACACACCTTCGGCCCTGGAGCAAAACGAGTCCGCTGTTCGCGACCCGGCCTTCTACCAGCTCTACAAACGCATAATCAAGCTCTTCCAACGCTACCAACAATCCCTGCCCGCCTACCAATACAACGACCTCGTCGTACCCGGCGTCAAGATCGAGAAAGTCGTCTTCCCGAACCTCGTCACCTACTTCGACCAGTACAACGTCGACCTCGACAACGGTTACGTTCACTCGGTCAAGGAACAGCACCACGACTACCACATCAAGGCCCAATTCCACCGCCTCAACCACCAACCGTACGAGTACCAGGTCGTCGTACAGAGCGAGAAACCCTACACGAACGCCGTCGTTCGCGTCTACCTCGGACCGAAATTCGACTACGATGGACAACCGATCGACATCAACCACCACAGACACTACTTCGTCGAGCTCGACCACTTCGTCCACGACC TGAAGGAAGGCGAGAACGTCATCGTCAGACACTCGCAACAGGCTCCGATCTTCAGCCACGACTACCCGTCCGTCCACCAGATCAAGGTTCACCTCGACAGCGCCCTCCGTTCCCAGAACCCGTTCTACATCACCGAG CCACAACACATCTTCGGATTCCCCGCCAGGTTGGCCCTCCCCAAGGGAACGTACGGCGGCCTCCCGCTCCAGGTCTTCGTCATCGTCAGCGCCAACGAGGAATACCACGTTCCTTACGGTCCCGTCATCCCCGCCGAATTCCAAACCTACCAACACCATCAGTACCAGATCGTCGATGGAGAACATTACGAACAGTACAGCCAGCCCGGATTCCACCAACCCCAACAAGGAGTCTACCACGGTGGTTACCAGACCCTCGAGGTTCTTCCCCACTACGAGAGCAACGGAATTTACGGAAACCAAG TGAACAAATTCCAAGCATACTACGGCCACTACCTCTACAAGAAGTACCCTCACCAGTACCCGGTCTTCCATTACCCGCAACACTACCAGCACTACCAACACTACCAGCACGGCGTTGAGCACGGACAGCAATACCAGCACTCCGGAGTTTACCAACACCAGGGTGTCTACGGATACGGACAACAGCCCCACTACGCCGGACACCAACAGGGAGTCGGAGAACAGTACCAGGGTCAGTACGTCCACCAGGGACAAGTTCATCACGGACAAGTCCATCAGGGGCAAGTTCACCAGGGACAGGTTCACCAGGGACAGGCTCACCAGGGACAATACTACGAGCAAGGTCACCAGTACTCCCAGGTCCACGACGTTCCCCAGGAGCACATTGAGGGCGGAAAGCACCACGGTATCTACCAAGGCCAAGTCGGCGGACACCACGTCAGCGGGGTTTACCCGAGCGGCGTTCCTTCCGACATCGTTGGAGGACAAAACATCGTCGGAGGTCAAACGTTCCACGGAGCAGGCGAAGAGTACTACAAACAGGGGCACTATCCCCGCTCCGAGTACCTTAAGAACTACTACGGCAAGAAGCACATCAGCCACATCATCGGCGGAGCTCTCAGCCTCGACAACAAACCCCTGGGATACCCTCTCGAGAGACCCCTGGGACCGAGCGCCTTCTACGTCCCCAACATCCACGTGACCGACGTCATCGTTCACCACGTCGACTACCCCATCGAGGGCGGCGTCTACTAA